Genomic DNA from Carnobacterium divergens DSM 20623:
ATCCGTGTTTAATTGAACGAAAAGCTTCGCCAATTGAATTGGTTCCTGATGCACAAGCTGTTACGATTGATGTACATAGACCTTTTGCCCCGACGCGTATTGCAATATTTCCTGCTGCCATATTTCCAATCACCATTGGGACAAAGAACGGAGCAACTCGTTGTGGACCACGATCGTGCATTTTGATCACTTGTTCTTGAATGGTATTCATCCCACCAATTCCTGAGCTAACGATAACGCCAAAACGATCGACATCTATTTTTTCTGTATCTAAGCCACTATTTTCCATTGCTTGGACTGCTGCTGCTATTCCGTATTGTGAAAATAGATCTGTACGTTTAGTTTCTTTTTTTGGCATATAAACCGTCGCATCAAAATCTTTTAATTCTGCTGCTAACGTTACGCCAGTTTCTGAAGCATCAAATCTCGTAATTTCGGTAACACCGTTTTTTCCAGCTTTTAAACTTTCCCAAAATGCATCCACTGAATTTCCAATAGGGGTGACTGCACCCATTCCTGTAATCACTACACGATTCATCTTCTTTATGCCCCTTTCATTAACCGTTCATCACCATGCCACCATCGATATTGATGACTTGTCCTGTGATATATTTATTTTCACTTAGGAAAACGGCTGCTTTTGCAACATCTTCAACAGTTCCAAAACGATTTAATGGAATTTGTTGTTTTGATAATTCTTTTACTTTATCGGATAGTTCATCTGTCATATCCGTTTCAATAAAACCTGGAGCAATCGCATTGACTGTAATTCCTCTAGCCGCTAATTCTCTGGCAGCTGATTTTGTTAAACCAATAACACCAGCTTTACTTGCTGCATAATTGGCTTGACCTGCGTTTCCAATTTGACCAATGACACTTGATAGGTTAATAATTGTTCCGCTTCGTTGTTTTAGCATCACGCTTGAAGCATGACGAATTGTATTAAACGTTCCTTTTAAATTGACGTTTAAAATTGAATCAAAATCATCTTCTGACATCCGCATTAATAATTTATCATTTGTAATTCCTGCATTATTGACCAGAATATCTACACTGCCAAAAACTTCCTTCGTTTCATCAATCAATTGTTTAGCACAATCAAAATCACTAACGTCTCCGATGAAGCAATGACATCTCACGCCTTCTGCTTCAATTTCTTGAACTACTGTGTCAGCAATTGGTTTGCGTCCATTTAATACAATATTGCAGTCTTTTTTTGCAAATTCAAGTGCAATTGCTTTTCCAATTCCTCTTGAACTTCCTGTTACAATCACTGCTTTGTCTTTTAAAGTCATGTACTCATTCCTTTCAATGTTTCAATCGTTTTGTCTAGCGTTTTTTGATTTTCAACAT
This window encodes:
- the fabG gene encoding 3-oxoacyl-[acyl-carrier-protein] reductase gives rise to the protein MTLKDKAVIVTGSSRGIGKAIALEFAKKDCNIVLNGRKPIADTVVQEIEAEGVRCHCFIGDVSDFDCAKQLIDETKEVFGSVDILVNNAGITNDKLLMRMSEDDFDSILNVNLKGTFNTIRHASSVMLKQRSGTIINLSSVIGQIGNAGQANYAASKAGVIGLTKSAARELAARGITVNAIAPGFIETDMTDELSDKVKELSKQQIPLNRFGTVEDVAKAAVFLSENKYITGQVINIDGGMVMNG